In the Ruminococcus albus 7 = DSM 20455 genome, one interval contains:
- a CDS encoding YolD-like family protein, with protein sequence MDRAERAKIFMPFASLKGYYDLILAQEDGQEVKRQVDDETAAKISDKLNRINKGSSIKVEYFECGNYITEKGKVSRIDYSYKFLVVNEQKIWFDDIMDIDDYVPYGRETWL encoded by the coding sequence GTGGATAGAGCAGAACGAGCGAAGATTTTTATGCCTTTCGCCAGTCTGAAAGGCTACTATGACCTTATCCTCGCACAAGAGGACGGACAAGAGGTCAAACGGCAGGTGGACGATGAAACCGCCGCAAAGATCTCCGACAAGCTGAACCGTATCAATAAAGGCAGCAGCATCAAGGTCGAGTATTTTGAGTGCGGCAACTACATCACAGAAAAAGGCAAGGTCAGCCGTATTGATTACTCGTACAAGTTCCTTGTGGTGAACGAACAGAAGATATGGTTTGATGATATTATGGATATTGATGACTATGTTCCCTATGGACGGGAAACGTGGCTGTAG
- a CDS encoding restriction endonuclease subunit S: MWLILFCHDNHIMALCLLASSFVNELPMANSYYDSLHYEKFPDGSVKCIEDEIPFELPEGWRWDRLGNVSIIARGGSPRPIESYITDDENGINWIKIGDTEKDGKYIFKTKEKIKPEGLSKSRYVESGDFLLTNSMSFGRPYILRTDGCIHDGWLVIGNIDTVFNQDFLYYALSSDFMYQTLSLLAAGSTVKNLKSDTVKSVLFPIPPMREQKRIAEKLDSLISFVIKIESDKTDLQTTIQLTKSKILDLAIRGKLVPQNPDDEPASVLLERIRAEKEELIKQGKIKRDKKESVIFRGDDNSYYETIGSETTNIDDKIPFDLPDGWSFERLCNIASFSGGKTPSTSKDEYWGNDYFWITSKDMKSKYIDSSQISLSEKGAEIMQIIAPDTLLLVARSGILRHTLPVAILKRQATINQDIKAISIYNTSLVEFIYTFLKGMENSILLRYTKSGTTVENINFDEFKSIVIPIPPLNEQKRIADKVSQLFSLLDSIAENVN; the protein is encoded by the coding sequence ATGTGGCTTATATTATTTTGCCATGATAATCACATCATGGCATTATGTTTGTTGGCAAGCTCCTTTGTCAATGAACTTCCAATGGCAAATTCATATTATGATAGTTTGCATTATGAGAAGTTCCCCGATGGTTCGGTGAAGTGCATCGAAGATGAGATACCGTTTGAGCTGCCGGAGGGGTGGCGTTGGGATAGGCTTGGTAATGTATCAATCATTGCAAGAGGTGGTTCACCACGTCCAATAGAATCGTATATAACAGACGATGAAAACGGTATAAATTGGATTAAAATCGGTGATACAGAAAAGGACGGAAAATATATATTTAAGACGAAAGAAAAAATAAAACCTGAAGGATTATCCAAATCACGTTATGTTGAATCAGGCGATTTTCTTCTTACTAACTCCATGAGTTTTGGCAGACCATATATATTGAGAACTGATGGCTGTATTCATGACGGTTGGCTTGTAATCGGAAATATAGATACCGTATTTAATCAGGATTTCCTCTACTATGCACTTAGTTCGGATTTTATGTATCAAACTCTATCGTTGTTAGCAGCAGGATCTACCGTGAAAAATTTGAAATCTGATACTGTTAAATCGGTTCTATTCCCTATACCACCTATGCGGGAACAAAAACGGATAGCAGAAAAACTTGATTCTTTAATATCATTCGTTATCAAAATAGAATCTGACAAAACAGACCTCCAAACCACCATACAGCTCACTAAATCAAAAATCCTCGACCTCGCTATCAGAGGCAAGCTCGTTCCGCAGAATCCTGATGATGAGCCTGCAAGCGTTCTCCTTGAACGTATCAGAGCTGAGAAAGAGGAGCTTATCAAACAGGGCAAGATTAAGCGTGATAAGAAGGAATCCGTTATCTTCCGAGGTGATGATAACTCTTATTATGAAACTATCGGAAGTGAAACCACCAATATTGATGATAAGATACCGTTTGATTTGCCTGATGGTTGGTCATTTGAAAGATTGTGTAATATAGCATCATTTTCAGGAGGTAAAACTCCATCAACCTCAAAAGATGAATACTGGGGTAATGATTATTTTTGGATCACTTCAAAAGATATGAAAAGTAAGTATATTGATTCTTCTCAAATCAGTTTAAGTGAAAAAGGCGCAGAAATAATGCAGATAATAGCCCCCGATACGCTTTTGTTAGTTGCAAGAAGCGGTATCTTACGTCACACTCTCCCTGTTGCTATTCTAAAAAGACAGGCTACTATCAATCAAGACATTAAAGCAATTTCAATATATAATACCTCTCTTGTTGAGTTTATATACACCTTCTTAAAGGGTATGGAAAACTCTATACTGCTGAGATACACTAAATCAGGCACAACTGTTGAGAATATCAATTTTGATGAATTTAAGAGTATTGTCATTCCTATACCACCATTAAACGAACAAAAAAGAATAGCCGACAAAGTTAGTCAGCTATTCTCCCTGCTTGATTCCATAGCGGAAAATGTGAATTGA
- a CDS encoding tyrosine-type recombinase/integrase, whose translation MTDSTFEAFLKKTNLSANTIEVYLWTVKYFEEHYDGITKENLLAYKGYLMENFKPKTVNLRIQAMNKYLVYLGKESLRIKAVKVQQKNFLENVISNADYKFLKKSLKKDGIMEWYFVVWYLCATGARVSELIRIKIEHVETGYFDLYSKGGKLRRLYIPKKLRNETLEWLKTQERTSGYLFLNRFGERITARGISQQLKNYAEKYGLDKKVVYPHSFRHRYAKNFLEKYNDIALLADLMGHESIETTRIYLRKTASEQQAIVDKIVTW comes from the coding sequence ATGACAGACAGCACATTTGAAGCGTTCCTGAAAAAGACCAATCTCTCGGCAAACACGATAGAGGTCTATCTCTGGACGGTAAAGTATTTCGAGGAACACTATGATGGTATCACTAAGGAGAACCTGCTTGCCTACAAGGGCTATCTTATGGAGAATTTCAAGCCTAAGACCGTAAATCTCCGTATTCAGGCTATGAACAAGTATCTTGTGTATCTCGGTAAGGAGTCGCTTCGCATCAAGGCAGTCAAGGTGCAGCAGAAGAACTTCCTTGAAAATGTAATCAGCAATGCAGACTACAAATTTTTGAAAAAGTCGCTCAAAAAGGACGGCATTATGGAATGGTACTTCGTTGTATGGTATCTTTGTGCTACGGGTGCGAGAGTGAGTGAGCTGATTCGCATTAAGATTGAACACGTTGAAACGGGCTATTTTGATCTCTATTCTAAGGGTGGTAAGCTCCGCAGGCTGTATATTCCGAAGAAGCTCCGCAATGAAACACTTGAATGGCTCAAAACTCAGGAGCGTACATCTGGCTACCTGTTTCTTAATCGCTTTGGTGAGCGTATTACAGCAAGGGGCATATCTCAACAGCTCAAAAACTACGCCGAAAAGTACGGGCTTGATAAAAAGGTAGTGTATCCGCACTCTTTCCGTCACCGTTATGCAAAGAACTTTTTGGAGAAGTATAATGACATCGCTCTGCTTGCCGATCTTATGGGGCATGAGAGCATTGAAACTACCCGTATCTATCTGCGTAAGACCGCAAGCGAACAGCAGGCTATCGTGGATAAGATCGTTACATGGTGA
- a CDS encoding restriction endonuclease subunit S — protein MDTKALRQKILDLAIRGKLVPQDPNDEPASVLLERIRAEKQQMVKDGKLKAKDIKNDTVIFLGDDNLHYEKMPDGTVKCIEDEIPYDLPEGWEWARLQSICEPITDGTHKTPTYSDEGFIFLSSKNVTSGHIDWDNIMYIPESLHNELYARLAPQKNDILLAKNGTTGVAAIVNRDCVFDIYVSLALLRIIGYIISPEYLLSTIASSTIQNYFNSSLKGIGVPNLHLEHIRTTLIPVAPINEQNRIAAKLEQLLSFADNIESDKTDLQTTIQLTKSKILDLAIRGKLVPQNPDDEPASVLLDRIRAEKEELIKQGKIKRDKKESVIFKGDDNSYYEKIGDTVTCIDEELPFELPDGWAWVRLQTCCQKEIKRGKSPKYTESSGTLVFAQKCNTKYDGINMDLALYLDESTLVKYPDDEYMQDKDTVINSTGTGTLGRVGIYRRTDNRREMPVVPDSHVTVIRTNNEISAEYIYHFLKAHQHELEKLGEGSTNQKELKPLTLKNLIVALPPYAEQERIIEIITAAFEIMTNIEKSLS, from the coding sequence ATGGATACAAAAGCATTAAGACAGAAAATCCTTGACCTTGCGATCAGGGGCAAGCTCGTTCCGCAAGATCCGAACGATGAGCCTGCTTCTGTGCTGTTGGAGCGTATCAGAGCCGAAAAACAGCAGATGGTCAAGGACGGCAAGCTGAAAGCTAAGGATATAAAGAACGATACTGTTATATTCCTCGGTGATGATAATTTGCATTATGAGAAGATGCCCGACGGCACGGTAAAGTGCATTGAAGATGAGATACCCTATGATCTGCCGGAGGGGTGGGAATGGGCAAGATTACAGTCTATATGTGAACCAATTACCGACGGCACTCATAAAACTCCAACATACAGCGATGAGGGCTTCATATTCTTATCTTCAAAAAATGTCACATCTGGACATATTGATTGGGACAATATAATGTATATTCCTGAATCCCTCCATAATGAACTGTATGCAAGATTAGCACCACAAAAGAATGACATTCTTCTTGCTAAAAACGGAACAACGGGTGTTGCTGCAATAGTTAATAGGGATTGTGTATTTGACATCTATGTAAGTTTGGCTTTACTTAGAATCATAGGGTATATAATCTCTCCTGAATACTTGCTATCAACAATAGCAAGTTCAACCATACAAAACTATTTCAATTCTTCGCTTAAAGGGATTGGCGTTCCTAATCTTCATTTGGAACACATTCGCACAACCTTGATTCCTGTTGCTCCCATTAACGAGCAAAATCGAATAGCAGCTAAATTAGAGCAACTACTTTCTTTTGCGGATAATATAGAATCCGACAAAACAGACCTACAAACCACCATACAGCTCACCAAATCTAAAATCCTTGACCTCGCTATCAGGGGCAAGCTCGTACCGCAGAATCCTGATGATGAGCCTGCGAGTGTTCTCCTTGACCGTATCAGAGCTGAGAAAGAGGAGCTTATCAAACAGGGCAAAATCAAACGTGATAAGAAGGAATCTGTCATCTTCAAAGGTGATGATAACTCTTATTATGAGAAGATCGGTGATACCGTCACTTGTATTGACGAGGAGTTGCCGTTTGAACTGCCCGACGGGTGGGCGTGGGTACGGCTTCAAACGTGCTGTCAAAAGGAAATAAAGCGTGGAAAATCTCCTAAATACACCGAAAGCAGTGGTACGCTTGTGTTCGCTCAAAAATGTAATACCAAATATGACGGTATCAATATGGACTTAGCTCTGTATCTTGATGAATCCACGCTTGTAAAGTATCCTGATGATGAATATATGCAGGATAAGGATACAGTAATAAACTCAACAGGCACAGGAACTCTCGGTAGAGTCGGCATATATAGAAGAACCGATAATAGACGTGAAATGCCTGTCGTGCCTGATTCTCACGTTACTGTTATAAGAACTAATAATGAAATAAGTGCAGAATATATTTACCATTTTTTGAAAGCACATCAGCATGAACTTGAAAAGCTCGGTGAAGGCTCAACCAATCAAAAGGAGTTAAAGCCATTGACATTGAAGAACCTGATAGTGGCTCTACCGCCTTATGCAGAACAGGAACGTATCATTGAGATTATCACAGCAGCATTTGAAATCATGACCAATATAGAAAAGAGCCTCAGCTGA
- a CDS encoding type I restriction-modification system subunit M, translating to MNNQEIVAKLWNLCNVLRDDGITYQQYVTELTYILFLKMCKETDTEKAIPEEYRWDKLLSKQGIELKKFYKELLEHLGENCQGRVREIYQGAQTNIDEPKNLEKIITTIDQFDWYSAKEEGLGNLYEGLLEKNATEKKSGAGQYFTPRVLINVMTRLIAPKAGERCNDPACGTFGFMIAADHYVKEQTDDLFDLSVDEQEFQRTQAFSGCELVHDTHRLALMNAMLHDISGPIYLGDTLSNYGKQMKGFDVVLTNPPFGTKKGGERATRDDLTFPTSNKQLNFLQHIYRSLNQSGHARAAVVLPDNVLFADGDGEKIRRDLMKKCNLHTILRLPTGIFYAQGVKTNVLFFTRGTADKGNTKEVWIYDLRSEMPSFGKTNPLKESHFDEFVECYHAEDISARQETWSEENPNGRWRRYSYEDILERDKTSLDISWIKSANTSDDYTLTELLETIKTKSENIASAVAQLESLIGEVDE from the coding sequence TTGAATAATCAGGAAATTGTCGCAAAGCTCTGGAATCTGTGTAACGTACTGCGTGATGACGGTATCACCTATCAGCAGTATGTTACGGAGCTTACCTATATACTGTTTTTGAAGATGTGCAAGGAAACCGATACCGAAAAGGCTATTCCCGAAGAATATCGTTGGGATAAGCTGCTTTCAAAGCAAGGTATTGAGTTGAAGAAGTTCTATAAAGAGCTTTTGGAACACCTCGGAGAGAACTGTCAAGGTCGTGTGCGTGAGATTTATCAAGGCGCACAGACTAACATTGACGAGCCTAAGAATCTTGAAAAAATCATCACCACTATTGACCAGTTTGACTGGTACAGTGCAAAGGAAGAAGGCTTGGGCAACCTTTATGAAGGACTGTTAGAGAAGAATGCTACCGAAAAGAAGTCCGGTGCAGGACAGTATTTCACGCCCCGTGTTCTTATCAATGTTATGACAAGGCTGATTGCTCCGAAGGCGGGAGAACGCTGTAACGATCCTGCCTGCGGTACTTTCGGATTTATGATTGCTGCCGATCACTACGTTAAGGAACAGACCGACGATCTGTTCGATTTGTCGGTTGATGAGCAGGAATTTCAGCGTACACAAGCATTTTCGGGCTGTGAGCTTGTTCATGATACCCATAGGCTTGCCCTTATGAACGCTATGCTTCACGACATTAGCGGTCCGATCTATCTCGGTGATACGCTTTCCAATTACGGCAAGCAGATGAAAGGTTTTGACGTTGTACTGACGAATCCGCCGTTTGGCACGAAAAAAGGCGGTGAACGTGCTACCCGTGATGACCTTACTTTCCCCACAAGCAATAAACAGCTCAATTTCTTACAGCATATTTACAGAAGCCTGAATCAGTCAGGTCATGCTCGTGCTGCCGTTGTTCTGCCTGATAACGTGCTTTTTGCTGACGGTGACGGTGAAAAGATACGCCGTGACCTTATGAAAAAATGCAATCTGCATACGATCCTGCGTCTGCCTACGGGTATTTTCTATGCCCAGGGTGTAAAGACCAATGTGCTTTTCTTCACAAGGGGTACTGCGGATAAGGGCAACACTAAGGAAGTATGGATATACGATCTCCGTTCCGAAATGCCGTCCTTCGGCAAGACCAATCCACTGAAAGAAAGTCACTTTGATGAATTTGTAGAGTGCTATCATGCTGAGGATATTTCCGCAAGACAGGAAACATGGAGTGAGGAGAATCCGAACGGCAGATGGCGCAGATACTCATATGAGGATATTTTAGAGCGAGATAAGACAAGCCTTGATATAAGCTGGATTAAGTCAGCGAATACAAGCGATGATTATACGCTGACTGAGCTTCTTGAAACGATAAAGACAAAATCGGAGAATATCGCAAGTGCCGTAGCTCAGCTTGAAAGTCTTATCGGCGAGGTAGATGAATAA
- the hsdR gene encoding type I restriction-modification system endonuclease — MKSNFDFLSKYWGTLAKIGKTAESYLYNDPNACIYKLGMFAERLVQEIFANEGLDEPDYDNTHANRIKILKREGLIDRGGRIDDILYSLRMKRNDAVHKYEDSVDTAKSLLRMAFRLAVWFMEVYGDYSFKAPDFVMPQNEPIPDYESIIKGLEEQLAKAAKAEPVVTATDGSTSKERADKSAEVTEAMELSEAETRIIIDDQLRKYGWEVDTNNLRYSKGTRPQKGRNLAIAEFPTDSTVTKGGYADYALFVGLKLVAIIEAKKASIDIPSVIDYQCKDYARMIKSEHSDYVIKDWNGYKVPFVFATNGRKYLKQIELKSGIWFLDLRDGANTPKALQGWFSPDGLMEMLDKDIASANQTLQNTPYDLLRDPDGLNLREYQIRAIEAAENAIIDGKKTALLSMATGTGKTRTILGMIYRFIKSNRFRRILFLVDRTALGEQAADVFKEVKIEDLMTLDEIYNIKGLDEKEIDKETKIHIATVQSLVKRLIYNEDGTMPSVSDYDLIVVDEAHRGYTLDKELSDDEMLYRNQEDYISKYRTVIEYFDAVKVALTATPALHTTEIFGKPVFTYSYREAVIDGYLVDHDAPHDIHTKLRDNGIEYKKGETLAIYDPNTGEVLNSDELEDDMKFEIDKFNKDVITEKFNLAVFNEIAMDFNPDGEGKTLIYAVDDDHADLIVKILKDIYSKYGIDNDVVKKITGSIEGGNKKKILEAIRQFKNEAYPKVVVTVDLLTTGIDVPEIVNLVFMRRIKSRILFEQMLGRATRLCSKIDKDHFEIYDPVGVYETLEPVSNMKPVTPNPQTTFEDLLNGLRVVEKDKQAYQLSLIIAKLQRKSRKISAKALEQFIYLTGGKDLNAFAKELNDGKVADSTKRALECSEAFAVLDKDRTHRKRPVVIDDHDDEVVSHERGYGKASKPEDYIEAFRKFVVENLNEINALKIVCTRPSELTRATLKELKMELDRHDFTEKQLNTAWNEMTNEDIVADIIAFVRQQAIGSALISHETRVKNAFAKLRQNHKFNKVQLDWLKRIEKVMLEEAVLDEQMFEQGAFKNNGGFKGIDRRFEGQLHEVIMELNQYLYDDGGIVA, encoded by the coding sequence ATGAAATCTAATTTTGATTTTTTGAGCAAGTATTGGGGAACTCTTGCTAAAATCGGAAAAACTGCTGAAAGCTATCTCTATAACGATCCTAATGCGTGTATTTATAAGCTCGGAATGTTTGCTGAACGTCTTGTACAGGAGATATTTGCGAACGAGGGGCTTGACGAGCCTGATTACGATAATACTCACGCCAATAGAATAAAAATCCTGAAACGTGAGGGGCTTATTGATCGTGGTGGAAGAATCGATGATATACTGTATTCTCTCAGAATGAAGCGTAATGACGCTGTTCATAAGTATGAGGATTCGGTTGATACCGCTAAATCTTTGCTCAGAATGGCATTCAGGCTTGCTGTGTGGTTTATGGAGGTGTATGGTGATTACAGCTTCAAAGCACCTGATTTTGTTATGCCCCAGAATGAGCCTATCCCTGACTATGAAAGCATAATCAAAGGCTTAGAGGAACAGCTTGCGAAAGCTGCTAAGGCTGAACCTGTTGTAACAGCTACCGACGGATCAACTTCAAAAGAAAGAGCCGACAAGTCAGCAGAAGTTACAGAAGCAATGGAACTTTCAGAAGCTGAAACACGCATTATCATTGATGATCAGCTCAGAAAGTACGGCTGGGAGGTTGATACAAACAATCTTCGCTATTCTAAGGGAACCAGACCACAAAAGGGACGTAACCTTGCTATCGCTGAGTTTCCGACTGATTCTACGGTAACTAAGGGTGGTTATGCGGACTATGCTCTCTTTGTGGGGCTTAAACTTGTTGCTATTATTGAAGCAAAGAAAGCAAGTATAGATATTCCGTCTGTAATAGACTATCAGTGCAAAGACTATGCCCGTATGATAAAATCGGAGCATAGCGATTATGTTATCAAAGATTGGAACGGCTATAAAGTTCCGTTTGTGTTTGCTACTAATGGCAGAAAGTATCTGAAACAGATAGAGCTGAAATCCGGAATATGGTTTCTTGATCTGCGTGACGGTGCGAATACTCCAAAGGCTCTGCAAGGTTGGTTTAGCCCTGACGGTCTTATGGAAATGCTCGATAAGGATATTGCTTCTGCTAATCAGACGTTGCAGAATACCCCATACGATTTACTGCGTGATCCAGATGGACTGAATCTGCGTGAATATCAGATAAGAGCTATTGAAGCTGCTGAGAATGCTATCATTGATGGTAAGAAAACAGCGTTGCTGTCTATGGCTACGGGAACCGGTAAGACCAGAACAATCCTCGGAATGATATACCGCTTTATCAAGAGCAACCGTTTCAGACGTATTCTGTTCCTTGTGGACAGAACTGCGCTCGGTGAACAGGCAGCCGATGTATTCAAGGAAGTCAAGATAGAGGATTTAATGACTCTCGACGAGATATATAATATCAAAGGTCTTGACGAAAAAGAGATTGATAAGGAAACAAAGATACATATAGCTACTGTCCAGAGCCTTGTAAAACGCCTGATATACAACGAAGATGGCACAATGCCCTCTGTTTCTGACTATGACCTGATTGTTGTTGATGAAGCGCATAGAGGTTATACGCTCGACAAAGAATTGAGCGATGATGAAATGCTGTATCGTAATCAGGAAGATTATATCAGCAAATATCGTACTGTTATAGAGTATTTCGATGCTGTCAAGGTTGCTCTCACGGCTACTCCTGCTCTGCATACAACAGAGATTTTCGGAAAGCCCGTGTTTACATACTCTTACAGAGAAGCTGTCATTGACGGTTATCTTGTCGATCACGATGCTCCGCATGATATTCACACTAAGCTCCGTGATAACGGCATTGAATACAAAAAGGGTGAAACGCTCGCAATCTACGATCCGAACACGGGCGAAGTCCTCAACAGCGATGAGCTTGAGGACGATATGAAGTTTGAAATAGACAAATTCAATAAGGACGTAATTACTGAGAAGTTCAATTTAGCCGTGTTTAATGAAATCGCTATGGACTTCAATCCTGACGGTGAGGGCAAAACGCTTATCTATGCGGTCGATGACGATCATGCTGACCTTATCGTAAAGATACTGAAAGATATTTACTCGAAATACGGTATTGATAACGATGTAGTCAAGAAAATCACCGGAAGCATAGAGGGTGGCAATAAAAAGAAGATACTTGAAGCGATACGGCAGTTTAAGAATGAAGCCTATCCAAAGGTTGTTGTTACTGTTGACCTGCTGACAACAGGTATTGATGTGCCTGAGATCGTCAATCTTGTATTTATGCGTCGTATCAAGTCCCGTATCCTGTTTGAGCAGATGCTCGGCAGAGCTACGAGATTGTGCAGTAAGATAGACAAAGACCACTTCGAGATCTATGATCCCGTAGGTGTCTATGAAACCTTAGAGCCTGTAAGCAATATGAAGCCTGTTACACCAAATCCCCAGACTACCTTTGAGGACTTACTTAACGGTTTGAGAGTTGTTGAGAAGGACAAACAGGCATATCAGCTCAGTTTGATTATTGCCAAACTGCAAAGGAAAAGCCGTAAGATCAGTGCAAAAGCTCTTGAGCAATTTATATACCTGACAGGCGGTAAAGACCTTAATGCTTTTGCAAAAGAGCTGAATGACGGCAAAGTTGCCGACTCCACAAAGAGAGCTTTGGAATGCTCGGAGGCATTTGCTGTGCTTGATAAAGACAGAACACATAGAAAGCGTCCAGTTGTAATAGACGATCATGATGATGAGGTCGTATCACATGAAAGAGGTTACGGCAAGGCAAGCAAACCCGAAGACTATATTGAAGCATTCAGAAAATTTGTTGTGGAGAACCTTAATGAAATAAATGCACTCAAAATCGTATGCACTCGCCCCTCTGAGTTGACAAGGGCTACTCTCAAAGAGCTGAAAATGGAGCTTGACCGTCATGATTTCACGGAAAAACAGCTTAATACAGCTTGGAATGAAATGACAAACGAAGATATTGTTGCGGATATTATCGCATTTGTTCGGCAGCAGGCTATTGGCTCGGCGCTGATAAGTCATGAAACAAGGGTAAAAAATGCCTTTGCAAAGCTGAGACAGAACCACAAGTTTAACAAGGTTCAGCTTGACTGGCTGAAACGTATAGAGAAGGTCATGCTTGAAGAAGCTGTGCTTGATGAGCAGATGTTTGAACAGGGTGCTTTCAAGAATAATGGCGGATTCAAAGGCATTGACCGCCGATTTGAGGGACAGCTCCATGAGGTTATTATGGAACTGAACCAATACTTATATGACGATGGAGGAATCGTAGCTTGA